A single genomic interval of Pyrus communis chromosome 7, drPyrComm1.1, whole genome shotgun sequence harbors:
- the LOC137740114 gene encoding probable inactive nicotinamidase At3g16190, with the protein MADWKHTALLVIDMQHDFIDVAGPMLVNGGKAIVPNVIKAVQIARQRGIQVVWVVREHDPLGRDVELFRRHLYPAGKVGPTVKGERGAELVDGLVIEQGDYKLVKTRFSAFFATHLDSFLKGSGIDSLVVTGVQTPNCIRQTVFDGVALDYKSVTVILDATAAATPDIHAANILDMKNIGVATPSLQEWSELDALSSGYQ; encoded by the exons ATGGCAGATTGGAAGCACACAGCTCTCCTTGTCATTGACATGCAG CATGATTTCATTGATGTGGCTGGTCCTATGCTGGTTAATGGAGGCAAAGCCATAGTTCCAAATGTAATCAAGGCCGTCCAAATCGCTAGGCAGCGTGGTATTCAAGTAGTTTGG GTTGTGCGTGAACATGATCCACTAGGAAGAGATGTTGAGCTTTTTCGCCGGCACTTATATCCGGCAGGGAAAGTAGGGCCAACTGTTAAGGGTGAGAGAGGTGCTGAACTTGTTGATGGTCTTGTGATTGAACAAGGGGACTACAAGTTGGTTAAAACCCGGTTTAGTGCATTCTTTGCTACGCACCTCGATTCGTTTCTCAAGGGTTCTGGAATTGACAGTTTGGTTGTCACTG GTGTTCAGACTCCAAATTGCATTAGGCAGACTGTGTTTGATGGCGTTGCTTTGGATTACAAGTCTGTTACAGTTATTCTTGACGCCACAGCCGCTGCTACACCTGACATACACGCTG CCAATATTTTGGACATGAAGAACATTGGAGTTGCAACACCAAGCTTACAAGAATGGAGTGAATTGGATGCTTTATCCTCTGGTTACCAGTAA
- the LOC137739827 gene encoding AUGMIN subunit 4-like, with the protein MAKGLQQQQGQNLPSDLTQVIDQLERHCLAPDGSLVSKSAYLDLQLGREEMSRERLRYLEAMALYSEAIAMVEEYQQAVSVANLGGIRDVQGLYLQLGLKNPPQLYETLEHRMIVSEAAQRLRLPLISKDGEIHEEEIEKCSTMSRSSLESTSTSVTVSSSSNSTNYNTVTSTASAANNNVFLSGTDILESGVGGVPNCFLGITPAYLWQTQLQQTPLSTDMTEYQLCLSQEIEARLKAKCDKLADAFVMDDIDSSSGHQNSSSRLPERVKLIIEDMEREETALREDLYSADRKFAEYYNVLEQILGVLIKLVRDLKLQHQHKYDGLQKTWLCKRCETMSAKLRVLEHVLLLETYTKESIPALHKIRKYLLEATEEASIAYNKAVTRLREYQGVDPHFDTIARQYHDIIKKLENMQWTIHQVEMDLKRLPDHANA; encoded by the exons ATGGCGAAGGGACTGCAACAACAACAAGGGCAAAACCTGCCATCGGATTTGACCCAAGTCATTGATCAGCTGGAGCGCCACTGTTTGGCTCCCGATGGTTCTCTCGTCTCCAAATCTGCCTACCTCGACCTCCAACtc GGAAGGGAGGAAATGTCTCGGGAAAGATTGCGTTACTTGGAAGCCATG GCATTGTATAGTGAGGCAATTGCAATGGTGGAGGAGTATCAACAAGCGGTTTCAGTGGCTAACCTTGGAGGCATTCGAGATGTGCAAGGTTTATATCTGCAGTTGGGCTTGAAGAACCCTCCTCAG TTGTACGAGACATTAGAGCATCGTATGATCGTTTCAGAAGCAGCTCAAAGACTGAGGCTGCCTCTCATCTCCAAAGATGGCGAAATTCATGaggaagaaattgaaaaatgtaGCACAATGTCACGCAGTTCTCTAGAAAGTACCAGTACCAGTGTTACGGTCAGCTCAAGCTCCAACTCAACAAATTATAATACTGTGACTAGCACTGCTAGTGCTGCAAACAACAATGTTTTTCTTAGTGGTACTGATATTCTGGAATCTGGGGTTGGTGGTGTTCCCAATTGCTTTCTTGGAATTACACCAGCATATTTATGGCAAACACAGCTCCAACAAACACCATTGTCAACG GATATGACAGAATACCAGTTGTGTCTTTCCCAAGAGATTGAAGCTCGTCTAAAAGCTAAATGTGATAAACTAGCTGATGCCTTTGTAATGGATGACattg ACTCGTCATCTGGGCATCAAAATTCAAGTTCTCGGCTTCCAGAAAG GGTAAAGTTGATAATTGAGGATATGGAAAGGGAGGAAACAGCTCTGCGGGAAGATCTGTATTCTGCAGATAGAAAATTTGCTGAATATTATAAT GTCCTGGAGCAGATACTGGGAGTGCTTATCAAGCTGGTCAGAGATTTGAAGTTGCAACATCAACATAAATAT gATGGACTGCAAAAAACATGGCTGTGCAAAAGGTGTGAGACCATGAGTGCAAAATTGAG GGTCCTAGAGCATGTTCTCCTTCTGGAAACTTATACTAAGGAATCAATACCGGCCCTACATAAAATAAG GAAATATCTTCTTGAAGCTACAGAAGAAGCTTCTATTGCATATAATAAAGCG GTTACACGTCTCCGGGAGTACCAGGGTGTTGATCCTCACTTTGATACAATTGCAAGGCAGTACCATGATATTATAAAG aaattggaaaatatgcAGTGGACAATCCACCAAGTTGAAATGGACTTGAAACGCCTCCCAGATCACGCAAATGCATAA
- the LOC137740616 gene encoding uncharacterized protein has translation MSNLIKLDFTTLEVSERNYLKWIQDVKLHLTTKNLRPAIEEKTDNPVARHDWQHLRFQDFKSVNEYNSEQQYRAQKFIKFSNLISILLLAEKQNQLLMKNYQAQPTRATAMLEAHYSTNQFPKRQKRHGRGGHKPFHQGQQSQGPSKGGNKAHKHLNLAPKAPNFKNKR, from the exons atgtcgaatttgatcaaactcgacttcaccacTTTAGAGGTCTCTGAaaggaactacctcaagtggatCCAAGATGTGAAACTTCACCTCACTACCAAAAACTTGCGTCCCGCTATTGAAGAAAAGACGGACAACCCTGTTG caagacatgactggcagcaCTTGCGCTTCCaggactttaagtctgtgaatgaatataattctgaa caacaatatagagctcagaAGTTCATTAAGTTCTCGAATTTGATCTCTATTCTACTCctcgctgaaaagcagaaccagctACTGATGAAGAATTATCAAGCTCAACCTACTAGGGCAACTGCTATGCttgaagcacattatagcacaaaccaaTTCCCAAAACGCCAAAAGAGGCATGGTAGGGGCGGCCATAAGCCATTCcaccaaggtcaacagagtcaaggcccatcCAAGGGAGGAAATAAAGCCCATAAGCACCTAAACCTCGCTCCCAAGGCcccgaacttcaagaataaaaggtaa